One window of the Bos indicus isolate NIAB-ARS_2022 breed Sahiwal x Tharparkar chromosome 15, NIAB-ARS_B.indTharparkar_mat_pri_1.0, whole genome shotgun sequence genome contains the following:
- the LOC109569141 gene encoding putative olfactory receptor 5AK3 codes for MTEGNSTEVTEFFLLGFGAQYKYQYFLFTGFLVIYVTSMVGNIGMILLIKTDSRLQTPMYFFLQHLAFVDICYTSAITPKMLQNFTVGSKLISFKGCVMQLLIYATFATSDCYLLATMAVDRYMAICNPLHYPTVMSRRVCIPLVAGSYIMGFINASVHTGFTFSLVFCKGNTINHFFCDVPPILALSCSNIDINIMLLAVFVGFNLIFTELVIIFSYGNIITTILKMSSTTGRKKAFSTCASHLAAVTIFYGTLSYMYLQPHSNNSQENMKVASMFYGIVIPMLNPLIYSLRNKDVKESLKVIWKKKILLGWTKL; via the coding sequence ATGACAGAAGGAAATagcactgaagtgactgaattCTTTCTACTGGGATTTGGTGCACAATATAAGTATCAGTATTTCCTCTTCACTGGATTTCTGGTCATCTATGTGACCTCCATGGTGGGTAATATTGGAATGATCCTACTCATCAAGACAGATTCCAGACTCCAAACACCAATGTACTTTTTCCTACAACATTTAGCTTTTGTAGATATCTGTTATACTTCTGCTATCACTCCCAAGATGCTGCAAAACTTCACAGTAGGAAGCAAATTAATATCATTCAAGGGCTGTGTCATGCAGTTATTGATTTATGCAACATTTGCGACCAGTGACTGTTACCTCCTTGCTACTATGGCGGTGGACCGTTATATGGCCATCTGTAACCCGCTTCACTATCCCACAGTCATGTCCCGAAGAGTCTGCATCCCATTGGTAGCTGGTTCATACATCATGGGCTTCATAAATGCATCTGTGCACACAGGTTTTACATTTTCACTGGTCTTTTGCAAGGGTAATACTATCAATCACTTTTTCTGCGATGTCCCTCCAATTCTTGCCCTTTCATGCTCCAACATTGACATCAACATCATGCTACTTGCTGTCTTTGTGGGATTTAACTTAATATTTACCGAGTTGGTTATCATCTTTTCCTATGGAAATATCATCACTACCATCCTAAAGATGTCCTCTACTACAGGGAGGAaaaaagccttctccacctgtgcctcccacctggctgcagtcaccattttctATGGAACCCTCTCTTACATGTACTTACAACCTCATTCTAATAATTCCCAGGAGAATATGAAAGTGGCCTCCATGTTTTATGGCATTGTGATTCCCATGTTAAACCCCCTCATCTACAGTTTGAGAAATAAGGACGTTAAAGAATCTCTAAAagtcatatggaaaaaaaaaattcttctaggTTGGACCAAATTGTAA
- the LOC109569142 gene encoding olfactory receptor 5AK2-like: MYFFLQHLAFVDICFTSVVTPKMMQNFIIENKSISFKGCVVQLLVYTTFVTGDCYLLAATAVDHYVAICNPLHYPTVMSRRVCIQLVAGSYIMGSINASVHTGFTFSLVFCKGNTINHFFCDIPPVLALSCSNTDINIMLIFAFVGFNLTSTVLAIIVSYMFILAAILKISSNAGKKKAFSTCASHLTAVTIFYGTLSYTCTYSLICIIPMKIGKWPLYFMAL; the protein is encoded by the coding sequence atgtactttttcctacAGCATTTGGCTTTTGTTGATATCTGTTTTACCTCTGTTGTTACTCCCAAGATGATGCAAAACttcataatagaaaataaatcaatCTCATTCAAGGGCTGTGTTGTACAATTATTGGTTTATACAACATTTGTAACCGGTGACTGTTACCTCCTTGCTGCTACGGCGGTGGACCAttatgtggccatctgtaaccCGCTTCACTATCCCACAGTCATGTCCCGAAGAGTCTGCATCCAGTTGGTAGCTGGTTCATACATCATGGGCTCCATAAATGCATCTGTGCACACAGGTTTTACATTTTCACTGGTCTTCTGCAAGGGCAATACCATCAATCACTTTTTCTGTGACATTCCTCCAGTTCTTGCCCTCTCCTGCTCCAACACTGACATCAACATCATGCTAATTTTTGCCTTTGTGGGATTTAATCTGACATCCACTGTGTTGGCCATCATCGTTTCCTACATGTTTATCCTGGCTGCCATCCTGAAGatctcttccaatgcaggaaagaaaaaagccttctccacctgtgcctcCCACCTGACAGCAGTCACCATTTTCTATGGAACCCTCTCTTACACATGTACTTACAGTCTTATTTGCATAATTCCCATGAAAATAGGAAAGTGGCCTCTGTATTTTATGGCATTGTGA